From the Streptomyces sp. KMM 9044 genome, one window contains:
- a CDS encoding formimidoylglutamate deiminase: MATTTAVPAASTPPSPTATGRTYWLEHAWLGDRVEPGVTVTVGVRGAGDVRGDGRITAVTTDVPAPPPGAEILRGLTLPGLANAHSHAFHRALRGTVQAGVGTFWTWREVMYSVADRLTPETYHRLARAVYAEMALAGITAVGEFHYLHHAPGGTPYADPNAMGEALVMAAAEAGIRITLLDTAYLSAGFGEPPTAHQRRFSDGTAEAWAERCSLLEEQDHARIGAAIHSVRAVPARELATVARWAQERRVPLHVHLSEQTAENEACQEAHGRTPARLLADHGVLGPRTTGIHSTHLTGQDIALIGDSGTGTCMCPTTERDLADGIGPAAALQRRGSPLSLGSDSHAVIDLLEEARALELDERLRTRTRGHWTANALLRAATADGHAALGWDRAGTIEPGAPADLTTLTLDSVRTAGPRPRLGAETAVFAATAADVRHTVVAGRHVVRDGTHTLVPDVPHALARAVEALRS; this comes from the coding sequence ATGGCCACCACGACCGCTGTCCCCGCCGCCTCCACCCCGCCGTCCCCCACGGCCACCGGGCGGACGTACTGGCTGGAGCACGCCTGGCTCGGCGACCGGGTCGAGCCGGGCGTGACCGTGACCGTCGGTGTCCGCGGCGCCGGCGACGTCCGTGGTGACGGCCGCATCACCGCCGTCACCACGGACGTCCCCGCCCCGCCCCCCGGGGCCGAGATCCTGCGCGGTCTGACCCTCCCCGGGCTGGCCAACGCCCACTCGCACGCCTTCCACCGCGCTCTGCGCGGCACCGTCCAGGCCGGCGTCGGCACCTTCTGGACCTGGCGCGAGGTGATGTACTCGGTCGCCGACCGACTGACCCCCGAGACCTACCACCGGCTCGCACGCGCCGTGTACGCGGAGATGGCGCTCGCCGGCATCACCGCCGTCGGCGAGTTCCACTACCTGCACCACGCCCCCGGCGGCACCCCGTACGCCGACCCCAACGCCATGGGCGAGGCCCTCGTCATGGCCGCCGCCGAGGCCGGCATCCGCATCACCCTCCTCGACACCGCCTACCTGTCCGCCGGCTTCGGCGAGCCGCCCACCGCCCACCAACGCCGCTTCTCCGACGGCACGGCCGAGGCCTGGGCCGAACGCTGTTCCCTTCTCGAGGAACAGGATCACGCGCGGATCGGTGCCGCCATCCACTCCGTACGGGCCGTGCCCGCCCGGGAGCTGGCGACCGTGGCCCGCTGGGCGCAGGAGCGGCGGGTTCCGCTGCACGTGCATCTGTCGGAGCAGACCGCCGAGAACGAGGCCTGCCAGGAGGCGCACGGCCGCACCCCGGCCCGCCTGCTCGCCGACCACGGCGTGCTCGGGCCGCGCACCACGGGCATCCACAGCACCCACCTCACCGGCCAGGACATCGCGCTCATCGGCGACAGTGGCACCGGCACCTGCATGTGCCCCACCACCGAACGCGACCTCGCCGACGGCATCGGTCCCGCGGCCGCCCTGCAGCGCCGGGGCTCCCCGCTCTCCCTCGGCTCGGACAGCCACGCCGTCATCGACCTGCTGGAGGAGGCGCGCGCCCTGGAACTGGACGAGCGCCTGCGCACCCGCACCCGTGGTCACTGGACGGCGAACGCCCTGCTCAGGGCCGCCACCGCCGACGGGCACGCCGCCCTCGGCTGGGACAGGGCGGGCACCATCGAACCCGGCGCCCCCGCCGACCTGACCACCCTCACCCTGGACTCGGTCAGAACAGCGGGGCCACGGCCCCGGCTCGGCGCCGAGACCGCCGTGTTCGCCGCGACAGCGGCCGACGTACGGCACACGGTCGTGGCGGGACGGCACGTCGTACGCGACGGGACGCACACCCTCGTCCCCGATGTGCCGCACGCCCTCGCGCGTGCTGTCGAGGCACTGAGGTCCTGA
- a CDS encoding cystathionine beta-synthase has protein sequence MQFHDSMISLVGNTPLVRLNNVTHGIRATVLAKVEYFNPGGSVKDRIALRMIEAAEKSGELRPGGTIVEPTSGNTGVGLAIVAQQKGYKCIFVCPDKVSLDKINVLRAYGAEVVVCPTAVDPGHPDSYYNVSDRLVRETPGAWKPDQYSNPNNPLSHYESTGPELWEQTEGKITHFVTGVGTGGTISGTGRYLKDVSDGRVQVVGADPEGSVYSGGSGRPYLVEGVGEDFWPTAYDRTVADEIVPVSDKDSFQMTRRLAKEEGLLVGGSCGMAVVAALRVAERLGEDDVVVVLLPDSGRGYLSKIFNDEWMADYGFLEDAGPSARVSAVLDHKEGGHMPSLVHMHPDETVGQAIEVLREYGVSQMPVVKPGAGHPDVMAAEVVGSVVERALLDALFSKNASLDDPLEKHMSAPLPQVGSGEPVADLMAVLGRADAAIVLVEGRPTGVVSRQDLLSFLAKDGR, from the coding sequence GTGCAATTCCACGACTCGATGATCAGCCTCGTCGGCAACACCCCGCTCGTGAGGCTCAACAACGTCACCCACGGCATCAGGGCGACCGTCCTGGCCAAGGTGGAGTACTTCAACCCCGGCGGATCGGTGAAGGACCGCATCGCCCTGCGCATGATCGAGGCGGCGGAGAAGAGCGGAGAGCTGCGTCCGGGCGGCACCATCGTCGAGCCGACCAGCGGCAACACCGGTGTGGGCCTGGCCATCGTGGCCCAGCAGAAGGGGTACAAGTGCATCTTCGTGTGCCCCGACAAGGTCTCCCTGGACAAGATCAACGTGCTGCGGGCGTACGGGGCCGAAGTGGTCGTCTGTCCGACCGCGGTGGACCCCGGGCACCCCGACTCGTACTACAACGTCTCCGACCGGCTGGTCCGTGAGACACCGGGGGCCTGGAAGCCGGACCAGTACTCCAACCCCAACAACCCGCTCAGCCACTACGAGTCCACCGGCCCGGAGCTGTGGGAGCAGACCGAGGGGAAGATCACCCACTTCGTGACCGGCGTCGGCACCGGCGGCACCATCTCCGGGACCGGGCGCTACCTCAAGGACGTCAGCGACGGCCGCGTCCAGGTCGTCGGCGCCGACCCCGAGGGCTCCGTCTACTCCGGCGGCTCCGGGCGGCCCTACCTGGTGGAGGGCGTCGGCGAGGACTTCTGGCCGACCGCCTACGACCGGACCGTCGCGGACGAGATCGTCCCCGTGTCCGACAAGGACTCCTTCCAGATGACCCGGCGTCTCGCGAAGGAGGAGGGCCTGCTCGTCGGCGGATCGTGCGGCATGGCCGTCGTCGCGGCGCTGCGGGTCGCCGAGCGGCTCGGCGAGGACGACGTCGTGGTGGTGCTGCTCCCGGACAGCGGACGCGGCTACCTCAGCAAGATCTTCAACGACGAGTGGATGGCCGACTACGGCTTCCTCGAGGATGCCGGCCCGAGCGCGCGTGTCAGCGCCGTCCTCGACCACAAGGAGGGCGGCCACATGCCGTCCCTCGTGCACATGCACCCCGACGAGACCGTCGGGCAGGCCATCGAGGTGCTGCGCGAGTACGGCGTCTCGCAGATGCCGGTCGTCAAACCGGGCGCCGGGCACCCGGACGTGATGGCGGCCGAGGTCGTCGGCTCGGTGGTGGAACGGGCACTGCTCGACGCGTTGTTCAGCAAGAACGCCTCGCTCGACGACCCGCTGGAGAAGCACATGTCCGCCCCGCTGCCGCAGGTCGGCTCCGGTGAGCCGGTCGCGGACCTGATGGCCGTGCTGGGCAGGGCCGATGCGGCGATCGTCCTGGTCGAGGGCAGGCCGACCGGTGTGGTCAGCCGCCAGGACCTGCTCTCCTTCCTCGCCAAGGACGGCAGGTGA
- the hutU gene encoding urocanate hydratase: MSEPRPPVRAPRGTEMSTLGWPQEAALRMLQNNLDPEVAEHPGRLVVYGGTGKAARDWRSFDAMVHTLRTLKQDETMLVQSGRPVGVMQTHEWAPRVLIANSNLVGDWANWEEFRRLEALGLTMYGQMTAGSWIYIGTQGILQGTYETFAAVAAKKFGGTLAGTITLTAGLGGMGGAQPLAVTMNDGVAICVDCDPRAIDRRIEHRYLDVKADSLDHALRLATEARDARRPLSVGVLGNAADAVPQLLAMSVPVDIVTDQTSAHDPLAYLPTGVAFEDMADAAAKDPAGFTARARQSMARHVEAMVGFMDAGAEVFDYGNSLRGEAQTAGYERAFAFPGFVPAYIRPLFCEGRGPFRWAALSGDPADIAKTDRAVLDLFPEAESPQHASLTRWMRLAGERVRFQGLPARICWLGYGERDRAGERFNDMVASGELSAPVVIGRDHLDCGSVASPYRETENMLDGSDAIADWPLLNAMVNVASGASWVSVHHGGGVGMGRSLHAGQVTVADGTKLAGEKIRRVLTNDPGMGVVRHVDAGYELADSVASERGVRVPMREGREGREGEGA, from the coding sequence ATGTCAGAACCCCGCCCGCCGGTCCGTGCCCCGCGCGGCACGGAGATGAGCACCCTGGGCTGGCCCCAGGAGGCCGCCCTGCGCATGCTGCAGAACAACCTCGACCCCGAGGTCGCCGAGCACCCCGGCCGGCTCGTCGTCTACGGCGGCACCGGCAAGGCGGCCCGCGACTGGCGCTCCTTCGACGCCATGGTCCACACCCTGAGAACCCTCAAGCAGGACGAGACGATGCTCGTCCAGTCCGGCCGCCCCGTCGGCGTCATGCAGACCCACGAATGGGCCCCACGCGTCCTCATCGCCAACTCCAACCTCGTCGGCGACTGGGCCAACTGGGAGGAGTTCCGCCGCCTGGAAGCCCTCGGTCTGACCATGTACGGGCAGATGACCGCCGGCTCCTGGATCTACATCGGCACCCAGGGCATCCTCCAGGGCACCTACGAGACGTTCGCCGCCGTCGCCGCGAAGAAGTTCGGCGGCACCCTCGCCGGGACCATCACCCTGACCGCGGGGCTGGGCGGCATGGGCGGCGCCCAGCCGCTCGCCGTCACCATGAACGACGGCGTCGCGATCTGCGTCGACTGCGACCCGCGCGCCATCGACCGCCGGATCGAACACCGCTACCTGGACGTGAAGGCCGACTCCCTCGACCACGCCCTCCGCCTGGCCACCGAGGCCCGTGACGCCCGCCGCCCGCTGTCCGTCGGCGTCCTCGGCAACGCTGCCGACGCGGTCCCGCAGCTGCTCGCCATGAGCGTCCCCGTCGACATCGTCACCGACCAGACCTCCGCCCACGACCCGCTGGCCTACCTGCCCACCGGAGTCGCCTTCGAGGACATGGCCGACGCCGCCGCCAAGGACCCGGCCGGTTTCACCGCCCGCGCCCGCCAGTCCATGGCCCGGCACGTCGAGGCGATGGTCGGCTTCATGGACGCCGGGGCCGAGGTCTTCGACTACGGCAACTCCCTCCGGGGCGAGGCTCAAACCGCTGGATACGAACGGGCCTTCGCCTTCCCCGGCTTCGTCCCCGCCTACATCCGCCCGCTGTTCTGCGAGGGCAGGGGCCCCTTCCGCTGGGCCGCCCTGTCCGGCGACCCCGCCGACATCGCGAAGACCGACCGGGCCGTCCTCGACCTCTTTCCCGAGGCCGAGTCACCGCAGCACGCGTCCCTCACCCGCTGGATGCGCCTGGCCGGGGAGCGGGTCCGCTTCCAGGGCCTGCCCGCGCGCATCTGCTGGCTCGGATACGGCGAGCGGGACAGGGCAGGCGAGCGGTTCAACGACATGGTCGCCTCCGGGGAACTGTCGGCCCCCGTCGTCATCGGCCGCGACCACCTCGACTGCGGCTCCGTCGCCTCCCCGTACCGCGAGACCGAGAACATGCTCGACGGCTCCGACGCGATCGCCGACTGGCCGCTGCTCAACGCCATGGTGAACGTGGCGTCCGGGGCTTCCTGGGTCTCCGTCCACCACGGCGGCGGCGTCGGCATGGGCCGCTCCCTGCACGCGGGCCAGGTGACGGTCGCCGACGGCACGAAGCTCGCCGGCGAGAAGATCCGGCGGGTCCTGACCAACGACCCCGGCATGGGCGTCGTCCGCCACGTGGACGCCGGTTACGAACTCGCGGACTCGGTCGCCTCGGAGCGGGGCGTACGGGTACCGATGCGCGAGGGGCGCGAGGGGCGCGAGGGTGAGGGAGCGTGA
- a CDS encoding allantoate amidohydrolase, whose amino-acid sequence MWRELLPLGRHPGSGGYRRHAWTGADAECRDWFAAQAERRGLRLDVDRNGNQWAWLGDPADGDAVVTGSHLDSVPDGGAFDGPLGVVSAFAALDELRRREEEGTRRRIRDRDPFPRPLGVVNFGDEEGARFGLACVGSRLTAGQLTRDRAHRLTDGDGITLPRAMEAAGHDPDAIGADPERLARIGAFVELHVEQGRALDLSGDRVGIASAIWPHGRWRFDFRGEANHAGTTRLADRRDPMLPYAETVLAARREAELAGAVATFGKIAVEPNGVNAIPSLVRGWLDSRAADQMSLDIVVAGVEKAARDHAAAHGVDLDVVRESRTPVVDFDHALRDELARILGREADDGQTPARIPVLGTGAGHDAGILSASIPTAMLFVRNPTGVSHSPAEYAAEDDCLAGAAALADVLEGLVCG is encoded by the coding sequence ATGTGGCGTGAGCTGCTCCCTCTCGGCCGCCACCCCGGCTCCGGCGGCTACCGGCGCCATGCCTGGACCGGTGCCGACGCCGAATGCCGGGACTGGTTCGCCGCGCAGGCGGAACGGCGTGGACTGCGGCTCGACGTGGACCGGAACGGGAACCAGTGGGCCTGGCTCGGGGACCCCGCCGACGGGGACGCCGTCGTCACCGGGTCCCACCTGGACTCCGTGCCGGACGGCGGAGCCTTCGACGGCCCCCTCGGCGTGGTCTCCGCCTTCGCGGCCCTCGACGAACTGCGCCGGAGAGAGGAGGAGGGCACCCGGCGGCGAATCCGGGACCGGGACCCTTTCCCCCGCCCCCTGGGCGTCGTCAACTTCGGTGACGAGGAGGGCGCCCGCTTCGGGCTTGCCTGCGTCGGCTCGCGGCTCACCGCCGGACAGCTCACCCGCGACCGGGCGCACCGCCTCACCGACGGCGACGGGATCACCCTGCCCCGGGCGATGGAGGCCGCCGGACACGACCCCGACGCCATCGGCGCCGACCCCGAACGACTCGCCCGCATCGGCGCCTTCGTCGAACTGCACGTCGAACAGGGCCGTGCCCTCGACCTGTCCGGCGACCGGGTCGGCATCGCCAGTGCCATCTGGCCGCACGGCCGCTGGCGGTTCGACTTCCGCGGCGAGGCCAACCACGCCGGCACCACCCGCCTCGCCGACCGCCGCGACCCCATGCTGCCCTACGCCGAGACCGTCCTCGCCGCCCGCCGCGAGGCCGAACTCGCCGGTGCCGTCGCCACCTTCGGCAAGATCGCCGTCGAGCCGAACGGCGTCAACGCCATCCCCTCCCTGGTACGCGGCTGGCTCGACTCCCGTGCCGCCGACCAGATGAGTCTGGACATTGTGGTCGCCGGGGTGGAGAAGGCGGCCCGCGACCACGCCGCTGCCCACGGCGTGGACCTGGACGTGGTCCGCGAGTCCCGCACACCCGTCGTCGACTTCGACCACGCCCTGCGCGACGAACTCGCCCGCATCCTGGGCCGGGAGGCGGACGACGGGCAGACACCGGCCCGGATCCCCGTCCTCGGCACGGGCGCCGGACACGACGCCGGGATCCTCTCCGCGAGCATTCCGACCGCCATGCTGTTCGTGCGCAACCCCACGGGCGTCTCGCACTCCCCCGCCGAGTACGCGGCCGAGGACGACTGCCTGGCCGGGGCGGCCGCACTCGCCGACGTACTGGAGGGACTGGTGTGCGGGTGA
- a CDS encoding acetyl-CoA C-acetyltransferase, with protein sequence MPEAVIVSAARSPIGRAFKGSLKEVRPDDLTASIIQAALAKVPGLDPGDIDDLMLGCGLPGGEQGNNLGRIVAVQMGMDHLPGCTVTRYCSSSLQTSRMALHAIKAGEGDVFISAGVETVSRFAKGNSDSLPDTRNPFFAEAEARTAAVAEQEGTTWHDPREDGLVPDAYIAMGQTAENLARLKGVTRQDMDEFGVRSQNLAEEAIKNGFWEREITPVTLPDGTVVAKDDGPRAGVTLEGVSGLKPVFRPDGMVTAANCCPLNDGAAALVVMSDTKARELGLTPLARIVSTGVSGLSPEIMGLGPVEASRQALHRAGLTIDDIDLVEINEAFAAQVIPSYRELGIPLEKLNVNGGAIAVGHPFGMTGARITATLINSLQFHDKQFGLETMCVGGGQGMAMVVERLS encoded by the coding sequence ATGCCCGAAGCCGTGATCGTCTCTGCCGCCCGTTCCCCCATCGGCCGCGCCTTCAAGGGCTCCCTCAAGGAGGTGCGTCCGGACGACCTGACCGCCTCGATCATCCAGGCCGCCCTCGCCAAGGTCCCCGGGCTGGACCCCGGGGACATCGACGACCTGATGCTCGGCTGCGGCCTCCCCGGCGGCGAGCAGGGCAACAACCTCGGCCGCATCGTCGCCGTGCAGATGGGGATGGACCACCTCCCCGGCTGCACCGTCACGCGCTACTGCTCGTCGTCCCTGCAGACCTCCCGCATGGCGCTGCACGCCATCAAGGCCGGTGAGGGCGACGTCTTCATCTCGGCCGGCGTCGAGACGGTCTCCCGGTTCGCGAAGGGCAACTCCGACAGCCTGCCCGACACCCGCAACCCCTTCTTCGCCGAGGCCGAGGCCCGTACCGCCGCCGTCGCGGAGCAGGAGGGCACCACCTGGCACGACCCGCGTGAGGACGGCCTCGTCCCGGACGCCTACATCGCGATGGGCCAGACCGCCGAGAACCTGGCGCGCCTGAAGGGCGTCACCCGCCAGGACATGGACGAGTTCGGCGTCCGCTCGCAGAACCTGGCCGAGGAAGCCATCAAGAACGGCTTCTGGGAGCGCGAGATCACCCCGGTGACACTGCCCGACGGCACGGTCGTCGCCAAGGACGACGGCCCGCGCGCCGGCGTCACCCTGGAGGGCGTCTCGGGCCTCAAGCCCGTCTTCCGCCCCGACGGCATGGTCACCGCCGCCAACTGCTGCCCGCTCAACGACGGTGCCGCGGCCCTCGTCGTCATGAGCGACACCAAGGCCCGCGAGCTGGGCCTGACCCCGCTCGCCCGGATCGTCTCCACCGGCGTCTCCGGCCTCTCCCCCGAGATCATGGGTCTCGGCCCGGTCGAGGCGTCCCGGCAGGCGCTGCACCGCGCCGGCCTCACCATCGACGACATCGACCTGGTCGAGATCAACGAGGCGTTCGCCGCGCAGGTCATCCCCTCCTACCGCGAGCTCGGCATCCCGCTGGAGAAGCTGAACGTCAACGGCGGCGCGATCGCCGTCGGCCACCCGTTCGGCATGACCGGCGCACGCATCACCGCCACACTCATCAACTCCCTCCAGTTCCACGACAAGCAGTTCGGCCTGGAGACGATGTGCGTGGGCGGCGGCCAGGGTATGGCCATGGTCGTCGAGCGCCTCAGCTGA
- a CDS encoding SGNH/GDSL hydrolase family protein, with amino-acid sequence MTRMSRARVARRIAAGAAYGGGGIGLAGAAGVGLLLAEVRLARRRVGNGRSPDVPNADGLYGAAYTVPGQPALRLTMLGDSTAAGQGVHRAGQTPGALLAAGVAAVAERPVGLSTVATPGACSDDLDRQVKRALADPARVPDICVIMIGANDVTHRMPPALSVRHLSAAVRRLRTAGAEVVVGTCPDLGTIEPVQQPLRWLARRTSRQLAAAQTIGAVEQGGRTVSLGDLLGPEFAANPRELFGPDSYHPSAEGYATTAMAILPTVCAVLGLWPAQDERPDAARREGFLPVARAAAEAASEAGTEVAAAMPTGPRGPWALLKRRKRRRVREPEAGARSALAEEPPKGTGSGGTQTKASA; translated from the coding sequence ATGACGAGGATGTCGCGGGCAAGGGTGGCCCGGCGGATCGCGGCCGGTGCCGCGTACGGCGGCGGGGGCATCGGCCTGGCCGGTGCGGCCGGCGTCGGGCTGCTGCTGGCCGAGGTCCGGCTGGCGCGGCGCCGCGTGGGCAACGGCAGGAGCCCGGACGTACCGAACGCGGACGGGCTGTACGGCGCCGCCTACACGGTGCCCGGGCAGCCGGCACTGCGGCTGACGATGCTGGGCGACTCCACGGCCGCCGGCCAGGGCGTGCACCGGGCCGGTCAGACCCCGGGCGCGCTGCTGGCGGCGGGGGTCGCGGCGGTCGCGGAGCGGCCGGTGGGGCTGAGCACGGTGGCGACGCCCGGGGCCTGTTCCGACGATCTGGACCGGCAGGTGAAGCGGGCCCTGGCGGACCCGGCCCGGGTGCCCGACATCTGCGTGATCATGATCGGCGCCAACGACGTCACGCACCGCATGCCGCCCGCGCTCTCCGTGCGTCACCTGTCGGCGGCGGTGCGCCGGCTGCGTACGGCGGGTGCGGAGGTCGTCGTGGGCACCTGTCCCGACCTGGGCACGATCGAGCCGGTCCAGCAGCCTCTGCGCTGGCTGGCCCGGAGGACCTCCCGGCAACTGGCGGCGGCCCAGACGATCGGCGCGGTCGAGCAGGGCGGGCGCACGGTGTCGCTGGGCGACCTGCTCGGCCCCGAGTTCGCCGCGAACCCCCGCGAGCTCTTCGGCCCCGACAGCTACCACCCCTCCGCCGAGGGGTACGCCACAACGGCCATGGCCATCCTGCCGACGGTCTGCGCCGTGCTCGGCCTGTGGCCGGCCCAGGACGAGCGGCCCGACGCGGCCCGCCGCGAGGGCTTCCTCCCCGTCGCCCGGGCCGCGGCCGAGGCCGCCTCGGAGGCGGGCACCGAGGTCGCCGCGGCCATGCCCACGGGGCCGAGGGGCCCCTGGGCCCTCCTCAAGCGCCGCAAGCGCCGCCGGGTGCGGGAGCCGGAGGCCGGGGCGCGGTCCGCCCTGGCGGAGGAACCCCCGAAAGGCACGGGATCCGGAGGAACCCAGACCAAAGCAAGCGCTTAG
- a CDS encoding diaminopimelate decarboxylase, which produces MSTGTGSDRDTGTGDDGGAPETGRGEHDVRAAGAGRASRRDAAVRAAVVQGLLGPGHPLVALLDVTGIRESAAELREAFAAVTPSGTPVLHAFAVKATPLIPVLRLLRTEGIGAEVASFGELALARAAGVPPAWTVLDSPAKTPAELREALALGIAVNADNPQELARIDALMADSPTRPAGFRSPLGIRVNPQVGGGTIEALATATATSKFGVALRDEGAREWVVRTYLDRPWLTRLHTHTGSQGIALPLMARGVAQTYALAEEINRRAGRQQVDTVDIGGGLPVNFTSDATDPTYARYARLLEETVPGLFDGRYGLVTEFGRSLLAKHGTVVARVEYAKSAGGRPVAVTHAGVQVATRTVYAPGAWPLRIAAYDAEGWPKEGPAVVQDVAGPACFAGDLLARGQPLPLLEQGDHAAALDTGAYCFAHHYGYNSLPRPAVHGFTAAGSGQVTFALVRPAQTVEEIVAESGGAHPDALTT; this is translated from the coding sequence ATGAGCACGGGCACAGGCAGCGACAGGGACACGGGCACGGGAGACGACGGCGGGGCGCCGGAGACGGGCCGCGGCGAGCACGACGTGCGGGCGGCGGGGGCCGGGCGGGCGTCCCGGCGGGACGCGGCGGTGCGGGCCGCCGTGGTGCAGGGACTGCTCGGTCCCGGTCATCCTCTGGTGGCGCTGCTCGACGTCACGGGCATCCGGGAGTCGGCGGCCGAGCTGCGGGAGGCCTTCGCGGCGGTGACACCGTCCGGCACCCCCGTGCTGCACGCCTTCGCGGTGAAGGCGACCCCGCTGATACCGGTACTGCGGCTGCTGCGCACGGAGGGCATCGGGGCCGAGGTCGCCAGCTTCGGCGAGCTGGCCCTGGCGCGGGCGGCGGGGGTGCCGCCGGCGTGGACGGTGCTGGACTCGCCCGCCAAGACTCCGGCCGAGCTGCGGGAGGCACTGGCGCTGGGCATCGCCGTCAACGCGGACAATCCGCAGGAGCTGGCGCGCATCGACGCCCTGATGGCCGACTCCCCGACACGGCCGGCCGGTTTCCGCTCCCCCCTCGGCATCCGGGTGAACCCGCAGGTCGGCGGTGGCACCATCGAGGCGCTGGCCACCGCCACGGCGACCTCGAAGTTCGGTGTGGCACTGCGCGACGAGGGGGCGCGGGAATGGGTCGTGCGGACGTATCTCGACCGGCCGTGGCTGACCCGGCTGCACACGCACACCGGCTCCCAGGGCATCGCCCTGCCCCTGATGGCCAGGGGCGTGGCCCAGACGTACGCCCTGGCCGAGGAGATCAACCGGCGCGCGGGGCGACAGCAGGTCGACACCGTCGACATCGGTGGCGGGCTGCCGGTGAACTTCACCTCCGACGCGACCGATCCGACGTACGCGCGGTACGCGCGGCTGCTGGAGGAGACCGTGCCGGGGCTGTTCGACGGGCGGTACGGGCTGGTCACCGAGTTCGGACGGTCGCTGCTGGCGAAACACGGCACGGTCGTCGCCCGGGTGGAGTACGCCAAGAGCGCCGGGGGGCGTCCGGTCGCGGTGACGCACGCGGGCGTGCAGGTGGCCACACGGACGGTGTACGCCCCGGGGGCGTGGCCGCTCAGGATCGCCGCGTACGACGCCGAGGGGTGGCCGAAGGAGGGCCCGGCGGTGGTGCAGGACGTGGCGGGGCCGGCCTGCTTCGCGGGCGACCTGCTCGCCCGGGGGCAGCCGCTGCCGCTGCTGGAGCAGGGCGACCACGCGGCGGCGCTGGACACGGGCGCGTACTGCTTCGCCCACCACTACGGGTACAACTCACTTCCCCGCCCGGCCGTCCACGGCTTCACCGCCGCCGGCTCCGGGCAGGTCACGTTCGCGCTCGTGCGCCCGGCCCAGACCGTCGAGGAGATCGTGGCCGAATCGGGTGGTGCCCACCCCGACGCCCTGACCACCTGA
- a CDS encoding MurR/RpiR family transcriptional regulator, with amino-acid sequence MSVTEGPAARLQALFEGHRLTPTQRRIAHSMVRRAADVPFLSSVELAELAGVSQPSVTRFAVALGFDGYPALRRHLREVVPFGPPAPDAGSYNEYQQAVEAEIGNLRHLAEVLADPEPVRRAGRILAGSRPLPVLGLRAAAAQAHGFAYFASKVHPDVRLLDEGGTMLHDRIDAAVAAGAGALLCFALPRHPREAVDALTHAKETGLTVVTVADSAFAPVAKFSDLLLPAAVGTGLAFDTACAPMLLGRVLLEAMCDDLPDAQARLEEFDTKAATRGLFVE; translated from the coding sequence ATGAGCGTCACCGAAGGGCCTGCCGCGCGCCTGCAGGCGCTGTTCGAGGGGCACCGGCTGACGCCGACGCAGCGGCGCATCGCGCACAGCATGGTGCGGCGCGCCGCCGACGTGCCGTTCCTGTCCAGCGTGGAACTGGCCGAACTGGCCGGCGTCAGCCAGCCCTCCGTGACCCGGTTCGCGGTCGCCCTCGGCTTCGACGGCTATCCCGCCCTGCGGCGGCATCTGCGCGAGGTCGTGCCCTTCGGACCGCCGGCGCCGGACGCCGGGTCGTACAACGAGTACCAGCAGGCCGTCGAGGCCGAGATCGGGAACCTGCGGCACCTGGCCGAGGTGCTCGCCGATCCGGAGCCGGTCCGGCGGGCGGGACGGATCCTCGCGGGCAGCCGGCCGCTGCCCGTGCTCGGGCTGCGCGCGGCGGCGGCACAGGCCCACGGCTTCGCCTACTTCGCCTCCAAGGTCCACCCCGACGTACGGCTGCTCGACGAGGGCGGCACCATGCTCCACGACCGCATCGACGCCGCCGTGGCGGCCGGAGCCGGAGCCCTGCTCTGCTTCGCGCTGCCCCGGCATCCCCGGGAGGCCGTCGATGCCCTCACCCACGCCAAGGAGACGGGGCTGACCGTCGTCACCGTCGCCGACTCCGCCTTCGCGCCGGTCGCCAAGTTCTCCGACCTGCTGCTGCCCGCCGCCGTCGGCACCGGGCTCGCCTTCGACACGGCGTGCGCGCCGATGCTGCTGGGCCGGGTGCTGCTGGAGGCGATGTGCGACGACCTGCCCGACGCCCAGGCCCGCCTGGAGGAGTTCGACACGAAGGCGGCGACGCGCGGCCTGTTCGTGGAGTGA